From the genome of Vicia villosa cultivar HV-30 ecotype Madison, WI linkage group LG2, Vvil1.0, whole genome shotgun sequence, one region includes:
- the LOC131648241 gene encoding exocyst complex component EXO70H1-like — translation MPKPRSFFFFKPPPPKSPPPQLPPSSPQNQTFSDAIVDENIETAHSLITKWNSISTSSNYSLFTNSPQEAKQYLNAVKRLQYAMMYLIARDSTSQKLIKAQSLMKLAMKKLETEFYRILSHNRNRYGSKSLSVESTVDRQRSFNSFKFSDIDDEFSDEDSSSLTTVESNLKAIAECMIFTGYSKECANVYVIVRKSIMDEALYNLGVEKVSFSQVQKMDWEFLEWKIKCWINAVKVAVNTLFPGERILCNYIFDMPETAERNIAYSCFTEICKEGAIMLFGFPENVAKCKNSPEKMFRILDLYEAISDNVLQIESLFASDSTSPISAQVITSELRLGESVRTMLTDFESAIQKETSKIPVPGGGIHPLTRYVMNYISLLNDYSDALSDIFSDWPQTPLPESYYKSPSHDEDNPPSEISKRLSWLILSVLCKLDGKSELYKDIALSYLFLANNMQYVVVKVRNSNLGFILGEDWLTKHEMKVKEYVSKYERMAWSKVLSSIPENPTAENASVIFQNFNLAFEEACRTQCLWVVPDPRMRDEIKESLDLKVVDKYREFYMKYRVGLDLVVRYSPEDLKHYLSEILCGSVLSHSRDHFKFKVW, via the coding sequence ATGCCAAAACCTAGAAGCTTCTTTTTCTTCAAACCCCCACCACCCAAATCACCACCACCACAATTACCACCTTCCTCACCTCAGAACCAAACCTTCTCCGACGCAATAGTTGACGAAAACATTGAAACCGCTCACTCTCTCATAACCAAATGGAACTCCATTTCCACATCTTCTAACTATTCTCTTTTCACAAACTCTCCTCAAGAAGCCAAACAGTATCTTAACGCAGTTAAGAGATTACAATACGCTATGATGTACCTCATCGCACGTGATTCCACCTCTCAGAAACTCATCAAAGCACAGTCCTTAATGAAACTCGCCATGAAGAAACTCGAAACAGAATTTTACAGAATACTATCACATAACAGAAACCGTTACGGCTCGAAATCACTCTCAGTTGAATCCACCGTTGATCGTCAGAGAAGTTTTAACAGCTTTAAATTCTCCGACATCGACGATGAATTCTCTGACGAGGACTCATCATCACTAACAACTGTTGAATCGAATTTGAAAGCTATTGCAGAATGTATGATCTTCACCGGTTACAGCAAAGAGTGCGCAAATGTTTACGTAATTGTGAGAAAATCGATTATGGATGAAGCTTTATACAATCTCGGAGTTGAGAAGGTGAGTTTCTCTCAGGTTCAGAAAATGGATTGGGAATTTCTTGAATGGAAGATCAAGTGTTGGATAAACGCCGTTAAAGTTGCCGTTAACACTCTCTTTCCCGGCGAGAGAATACTCTGCAATTACATTTTCGATATGCCGGAGACTGCGGAGAGGAATATTGCATATTCATGTTTCACTGAGATTTGTAAAGAAGGCGCTATAATGTTGTTCGGATTCCCGGAGAACGTTGCGAAGTGTAAGAACTCGCCGGAGAAAATGTTCAGAATTCTTGATTTGTATGAAGCAATCTCTGATAATGTTCTGCAAATTGAATCGTTATTTGCATCGGATTCAACCTCGCCGATTAGTGCTCAGGTGATCACTTCAGAGTTGAGGCTCGGTGAATCCGTTAGAACAATGCTAACTGATTTTGAATCGGCGATTCAGAAGGAAACTTCAAAGATTCCGGTACCAGGCGGAGGGATTCATCCTCTCACGCGTTACGTTATGAACTACATTTCACTTCTCAACGATTACAGCGACGCGCTCTCCGATATCTTCTCCGATTGGCCACAAACTCCGTTACCGGAATCGTACTACAAAAGTCCATCTCACGACGAGGATAATCCGCCGTCGGAGATTTCAAAGCGTCTCTCATGGTTGATCCTCTCGGTTCTCTGCAAACTCGACGGAAAATCGGAACTATACAAAGACATTGCACTTTCTTATCTCTTTCTCGCTAATAACATGCAATACGTCGTCGTTAAAGTCCGAAACTCGAATCTAGGGTTTATTCTCGGCGAGGATTGGTTAACCAAGCATGAGATGAAGGTGAAGGAGTATGTTTCCAAATACGAGCGCATGGCGTGGAGTAAAGTCCTATCGTCGATTCCGGAAAATCCAACGGCGGAAAATGCGTCAGTTATTTTCCAGAATTTTAATTTGGCGTTTGAGGAAGCGTGTAGAACACAGTGTTTGTGGGTCGTACCCGACCCGAGAATGCGAGATGAAATAAAAGAGTCGTTGGATTTGAAGGTTGTTGATAAGTATAGGGAGTTTTACATGAAATATCGGGTCGGGTTGGATTTGGTGGTTAGATATTCGCCCGAAGATTTGAAGCACTATCTATCGGAGATTTTGTGTGGTAGCGTTTTGTCGCATTCTCGTGACCACTTCAAGTTCAAAGTTTGGTGA